Proteins encoded in a region of the Candidatus Methylomirabilota bacterium genome:
- a CDS encoding Rieske 2Fe-2S domain-containing protein → MLSREDNERITRVGRGSPMGSTMRRYWIPALLARELPVPDGAPVRVRLLGEDLIAFRDTQGRVGLLDEFCPHRRTSLFFGRNEECGLRCVYHGWKFDVDGRCVDMMNEPADKQFTDKVFIASYPTLEQGGVIWAYMGPPEHKPAPPVFAWTRQPATHLQVSKVIQESNWLQGLEGGIDTSHAPILHRLLTTDTTRAGFRPDNPFVRGKAPTLEVDVTDYGYRYAGMRPLDDASFHVRTYHFILPFHQIRPSRSEGGVPLVAGHIWVPIDDENTMVYNWEYSLGGPLTDEDRLERRLGNGPADVDQTTFRSRKNRANNYLMDRRVQKTESFTGIDGINIQDRAIQEAMGPIVDRSREHLGPADRAIIQARRLLLDATKVTAEGGTPLGVEPTYGGLAAAEAVLPKGADWRDAELPAGSPIVHAV, encoded by the coding sequence ATGCTCTCTCGCGAAGACAACGAGCGGATCACGCGTGTCGGCCGGGGCAGCCCCATGGGCAGCACGATGCGGCGCTACTGGATCCCGGCGCTGCTGGCCCGCGAGCTCCCGGTGCCGGACGGCGCGCCGGTGCGCGTGCGCCTCCTCGGCGAGGATCTCATCGCCTTCCGCGACACGCAGGGCCGCGTGGGGCTGCTCGACGAGTTCTGCCCGCACCGGAGAACCTCCCTCTTCTTCGGCAGGAACGAGGAGTGCGGGCTCCGCTGCGTCTACCACGGCTGGAAGTTCGACGTGGACGGCCGCTGCGTGGACATGATGAACGAGCCCGCAGACAAGCAGTTCACCGACAAGGTCTTCATCGCCTCGTATCCCACGCTCGAGCAGGGCGGCGTGATCTGGGCCTACATGGGGCCGCCCGAGCACAAGCCAGCGCCGCCCGTCTTCGCGTGGACGCGTCAGCCTGCCACGCATCTCCAGGTCTCCAAGGTCATCCAGGAGTCGAACTGGCTGCAGGGGCTCGAGGGCGGCATCGACACCTCGCACGCGCCCATCCTGCACCGGCTCCTGACCACGGACACCACCCGCGCAGGCTTCCGGCCGGACAATCCCTTCGTGCGCGGCAAGGCGCCCACGCTGGAGGTGGACGTCACCGACTACGGCTATCGCTACGCGGGCATGCGGCCGCTCGACGACGCGAGCTTCCACGTGCGCACGTATCACTTCATCCTTCCGTTCCATCAGATCCGCCCGTCGCGCTCGGAAGGCGGCGTCCCCCTCGTGGCCGGCCACATCTGGGTCCCGATCGACGATGAGAACACCATGGTCTACAACTGGGAGTACAGCCTGGGCGGGCCGTTGACGGATGAGGACCGGCTGGAGCGGCGGCTCGGCAACGGCCCCGCCGATGTGGACCAGACCACGTTCCGCTCGCGGAAGAACCGGGCCAACAACTATCTCATGGACCGCCGCGTCCAGAAGACCGAGAGCTTCACCGGCATCGACGGCATCAACATCCAGGACCGCGCGATCCAGGAGGCCATGGGCCCCATCGTCGATCGGAGCCGCGAGCACCTCGGCCCCGCCGACCGCGCGATCATCCAGGCGCGGCGTCTGCTCCTGGACGCCACCAAGGTCACGGCCGAGGGCGGCACACCGCTCGGCGTCGAGCCCACGTACGGCGGCCTCGCTGCCGCCGAGGCGGTGCTCCCGAAGGGCGCGGACTGGCGCGATGCGGAGCTCCCGGCCGGCTCGCCGATCGTGCACGCGGTGTAA
- a CDS encoding RidA family protein, giving the protein MTTPTTVPNPAGQYRFLPGIEPFSAGAVAMAGHEVVHVTLQTVKPWRDGFALIDARLREVARPRAALCAIELRSPSPFSFGGFDEFNGAYRKLLESWNLLVEGVNPIARTNVAPVVGAPTEPSLFGFSYTAPSKDPGPPTFVVAGSGDLRGRTAADIVRRGETSPEAMAEKAAYVMATQAERLAGLGSTWAEVTAVDIYTPHPIRGFLERELLAVMGPAAIHGVHWYLSRPPIEGLEYEMDMRGVRREVRLGR; this is encoded by the coding sequence ATGACCACGCCCACGACCGTCCCGAATCCCGCCGGGCAGTACCGCTTCCTGCCCGGCATCGAGCCGTTTTCCGCCGGCGCCGTCGCCATGGCCGGCCACGAGGTCGTCCATGTCACGCTGCAGACCGTCAAGCCGTGGCGCGACGGCTTCGCGCTGATCGACGCGCGCCTGCGCGAGGTGGCCCGGCCGCGCGCCGCCCTCTGCGCCATCGAGCTGCGGAGCCCGTCCCCGTTCTCCTTCGGGGGCTTCGACGAGTTCAACGGCGCCTATCGCAAGCTCCTGGAAAGCTGGAACCTGCTCGTCGAGGGCGTCAATCCCATCGCGCGCACCAACGTGGCGCCGGTGGTGGGCGCGCCGACCGAGCCGTCGCTGTTCGGCTTCTCCTACACCGCGCCGAGCAAGGACCCGGGCCCGCCCACCTTCGTGGTCGCGGGCTCGGGCGATCTCCGCGGCCGCACCGCCGCCGATATCGTCCGGCGGGGCGAGACCTCACCCGAGGCCATGGCGGAGAAGGCGGCCTATGTCATGGCCACCCAGGCCGAACGGCTCGCCGGGCTCGGCAGCACGTGGGCGGAAGTGACGGCTGTCGACATCTACACGCCGCATCCCATTCGCGGCTTCCTCGAGCGCGAGCTGCTGGCCGTGATGGGCCCCGCCGCCATCCACGGCGTGCACTGGTATCTCAGCCGCCCGCCCATCGAGGGGCTCGAGTACGAGATGGACATGCGGGGCGTGCGGCGCGAGGTGCGACTGGGGCGCTAG
- a CDS encoding ABC transporter substrate-binding protein: protein MERRTFLTMVPGSLLAVPLAAGAQPAAKVYRIGWLAISPPTSVPTTRSSEAFLQGLRDHGFVEGQNVIIERRYSEGREDSHTAFVAEFIQMKVDLIVAPSSAAAHAAKQATKMIPIVMLAVASPEREGLVVSLGRPGGNVTGTSTQFGGELSGKMLQLLKETVPKLSKVAILWNPDNLGSAVTFREGEIPAAKGLGVAPVSLEVRGPGDVDHALTTMASARPDALWVHIVGFPFRARLLEFAATNRLPTVAQSSIWPQFGGLLSYGPDNADLFRRGAALAAKILKGAKPADLPIEQPTKFELVINLKTARALGLAIPPSLLARADQVIE from the coding sequence ATGGAGCGACGAACCTTCCTGACGATGGTCCCTGGCAGTCTCCTCGCCGTGCCACTCGCCGCCGGGGCGCAGCCGGCGGCGAAGGTGTATCGGATCGGATGGCTCGCGATCAGCCCGCCGACTTCGGTGCCCACTACGAGATCCTCAGAGGCCTTCCTCCAGGGATTGCGCGACCATGGTTTCGTCGAAGGTCAGAACGTCATCATCGAACGACGATACTCGGAGGGCCGAGAGGACAGTCACACCGCATTCGTAGCTGAGTTCATCCAAATGAAGGTCGATCTCATAGTCGCCCCCAGTTCGGCGGCAGCCCATGCGGCCAAGCAAGCGACCAAGATGATCCCAATCGTCATGCTCGCCGTTGCGAGCCCAGAGCGAGAGGGTCTGGTGGTCAGCCTTGGGCGACCTGGCGGCAACGTGACGGGGACGTCCACCCAGTTTGGTGGAGAGCTTTCCGGCAAGATGTTGCAGCTGCTCAAGGAGACCGTGCCCAAGCTGTCGAAGGTCGCCATCTTATGGAACCCCGACAACCTGGGTTCGGCGGTCACGTTCCGAGAAGGCGAGATCCCGGCCGCGAAGGGGTTGGGCGTCGCGCCGGTCTCCCTTGAAGTTCGCGGCCCTGGAGACGTTGACCATGCCTTGACCACGATGGCATCAGCGCGGCCTGATGCGCTCTGGGTGCATATCGTCGGGTTTCCGTTCCGCGCACGTCTCCTGGAGTTCGCCGCCACGAACCGGCTGCCCACGGTTGCGCAGTCTTCGATCTGGCCGCAGTTTGGCGGCCTCTTGAGCTACGGGCCGGACAATGCCGATCTGTTCCGGCGGGGCGCGGCACTAGCGGCAAAGATTCTCAAGGGTGCCAAGCCCGCCGATCTGCCGATTGAGCAGCCCACGAAGTTCGAGCTGGTCATCAACCTGAAGACCGCCAGGGCCCTCGGCCTCGCGATCCCGCCGTCGCTGCTGGCGCGGGCGGACCAGGTGATCGAGTGA
- a CDS encoding helix-turn-helix transcriptional regulator: MSPKTLDAVLKRIREAKGLSQLDSAKRAKVSQGYLSDLEARQKKNPGIETLRKIAKALGVPVSELLG, encoded by the coding sequence TTGAGCCCTAAGACGCTCGATGCCGTGCTCAAGCGAATACGGGAAGCCAAGGGGTTGAGCCAGCTGGACTCGGCGAAGCGGGCCAAGGTCTCGCAGGGCTATCTCTCTGACCTTGAGGCTCGCCAGAAGAAGAACCCTGGCATTGAGACCCTGCGGAAGATTGCCAAGGCGCTCGGCGTGCCGGTGTCGGAGTTGCTCGGATGA
- a CDS encoding DUF2231 domain-containing protein gives MKIAGHMLHPMLVVFPLGLLTTAVVFDVIGLVSHETMWHGLAFWMIAAGIVGGLLAAIPGTFDYLGLPRNTRARSVGLYHGLGNVVVVVLFLASWLWRRPDPLHPATGALVLSFAGVGLALVTGWLGGELVERLGVGVDEGANLNAPSSLSTSDARSKSRRRAA, from the coding sequence ATGAAGATCGCCGGACACATGCTTCACCCAATGCTCGTCGTGTTCCCACTCGGCTTGCTGACCACCGCCGTCGTGTTCGACGTGATCGGCCTCGTGTCGCACGAGACCATGTGGCACGGGCTGGCGTTCTGGATGATCGCGGCCGGAATCGTCGGCGGGCTCCTCGCTGCCATACCCGGCACCTTCGACTATCTGGGCCTTCCGCGGAACACTCGCGCCCGGAGCGTCGGCCTCTACCACGGCCTGGGAAACGTCGTGGTGGTGGTCCTCTTCCTCGCAAGCTGGCTCTGGCGTCGTCCCGATCCGCTTCACCCGGCCACGGGAGCGCTCGTACTCTCGTTCGCAGGGGTGGGACTGGCCCTGGTCACGGGTTGGCTCGGCGGCGAGCTGGTGGAGCGTTTGGGCGTCGGGGTCGACGAGGGAGCCAACCTGAACGCGCCGAGCTCGCTCTCGACGAGCGACGCCAGGTCGAAGAGCCGCCGGCGGGCCGCATAG
- a CDS encoding metalloregulator ArsR/SmtB family transcription factor, producing the protein MARPRAQAPLSREALELVAQRFRALADPTRLALLQALFGRERTVQELCAETDTAQANASKHLALLLEQGLVARRRDGLFTRYRIADPTLQSLCRLVCGALADRHEAVRAHLAS; encoded by the coding sequence ATGGCCCGCCCCCGCGCCCAGGCACCGCTGTCACGCGAGGCGCTCGAGCTGGTCGCTCAACGCTTCCGCGCGCTCGCGGATCCGACGCGCCTGGCGCTTCTCCAGGCGCTGTTCGGCCGCGAGCGCACGGTGCAGGAGCTCTGTGCCGAGACGGACACCGCGCAGGCCAATGCCAGCAAGCACCTCGCGTTGCTCCTCGAGCAGGGGCTTGTCGCCCGGCGGCGCGACGGCCTCTTCACCCGCTACCGCATCGCGGACCCGACGCTCCAGTCCCTCTGCCGGCTAGTCTGCGGGGCCCTGGCCGACCGGCACGAGGCGGTGCGCGCCCACCTGGCGTCCTGA
- a CDS encoding rhodanese-like domain-containing protein, with protein sequence MPTATVAAAAVTVQAFRSPEGCVAYLIADEASRSALALDPRLDQVDLLVQALTDRGLRLTHVLDTHTHADHLSGVRKLAQRTGASVLAHATSKLKGPAQRIAGGSRIELGGTTLTVLDAPGHTPDSLALLAEGHLFTGDALFVGGAGRTDFMGGSASDLFDTFRAFEALPDATVVHPGHDYIGRPETTIGAEKADNALLRERDRATLVTRMSSKAAPPANMPAILRHNLGEADAATITPIELQALREQGSAPVIVDVRSPIEFEGERIEGSLSMPLETLDANLHALPEQAELVVVCRTGVRATIAAEALGRAGHRSRVLEGGVLAWRGAKLPLKVGRKRLPVDRQVQLIAGSMVLTGVALGTLVNPWFLGISAFFGAGLTFAGATGTCGLAHVLMRMPWNRPLGLPAGESSTCAAGAATTSSCAAPATSTCAAPTGREH encoded by the coding sequence ATGCCCACTGCCACCGTCGCTGCCGCCGCCGTCACAGTCCAGGCCTTCCGAAGCCCGGAAGGCTGTGTCGCCTACCTGATCGCGGACGAGGCGAGCCGGAGCGCCCTCGCGCTCGACCCGCGCCTCGACCAGGTCGACCTGCTCGTGCAGGCGCTGACCGACCGGGGGCTCCGGCTGACGCATGTGCTCGACACGCACACCCACGCGGACCATCTCTCCGGTGTTCGCAAGCTCGCCCAGCGCACGGGCGCCAGCGTGCTGGCCCACGCGACGTCCAAGCTCAAGGGGCCGGCGCAGCGGATCGCCGGGGGCTCGCGCATCGAGCTGGGGGGCACCACCCTCACCGTGCTCGACGCGCCTGGTCACACCCCCGATTCCCTCGCGTTGCTCGCGGAGGGCCATCTCTTCACCGGTGACGCTCTTTTCGTGGGTGGCGCGGGCCGCACGGACTTCATGGGCGGCAGCGCCTCCGATCTCTTCGACACCTTCCGGGCCTTCGAGGCCCTGCCCGACGCCACTGTCGTGCACCCGGGCCACGACTACATCGGGCGGCCCGAGACGACCATCGGCGCGGAGAAGGCCGACAACGCCCTGCTGCGTGAGCGGGATCGCGCAACCCTCGTGACACGCATGTCGTCGAAGGCGGCGCCGCCCGCGAACATGCCCGCCATCCTGCGTCACAATCTCGGGGAGGCCGACGCCGCCACGATCACCCCCATCGAGCTGCAGGCCCTGCGCGAGCAGGGCTCGGCGCCGGTGATCGTCGACGTGCGAAGCCCCATCGAGTTCGAGGGGGAGCGGATCGAGGGCTCCCTCAGCATGCCGCTCGAGACGCTCGACGCGAACCTGCACGCGCTCCCCGAGCAGGCCGAGCTGGTCGTCGTGTGCCGCACCGGCGTGCGGGCCACCATCGCCGCCGAGGCGCTCGGCCGCGCCGGCCACCGGTCACGCGTGCTCGAAGGCGGCGTGCTTGCGTGGCGCGGCGCCAAGCTGCCCCTCAAGGTCGGCCGCAAGCGTCTGCCCGTGGACCGGCAGGTTCAGCTCATCGCGGGCAGCATGGTGCTGACCGGCGTCGCGCTGGGCACCCTGGTGAACCCGTGGTTCCTCGGGATCTCCGCCTTCTTCGGCGCGGGCCTCACCTTCGCCGGGGCGACGGGCACCTGCGGCCTCGCGCACGTGCTCATGAGGATGCCGTGGAACCGGCCGCTCGGTCTCCCGGCCGGCGAGAGCTCGACATGCGCCGCGGGCGCGGCGACCACGTCAAGCTGCGCCGCGCCGGCTACCTCTACCTGCGCGGCGCCGACCGGGCGGGAGCACTGA
- a CDS encoding efflux RND transporter permease subunit, protein MPSEGHESVHGRGNISRWSIEHPYTVIAFYLGVAVLAVLVIGFQMPRRMMPYVESPIVGVVSMMPGLSAEEMEIYFSKPIEERMVDLKNVHFVRSTSQEAFSIVSVEFWYGTDMKKALFDVQSLMNVVQADLPMTGANLKPSWVLAIDPLNIPVLTLAVRGDGYDPVQLRTLVENEIVNRLKVVKDVYSVVPFGGQKLQMQVVVDRDRLAAYKLTPLDVRNALDTQNVSRPAGTLTHGDRETLVRSDFRARGPEEIAAYPIASMDGRSVYLRDVAEVMETPREQRSLYRLNGKPAVEISIVQQPDASSVRVIEGVKAKLEEIQGDFPRLSFEVAYDNSTFVGFLMENMVEELALAVLLTGLVVLFFLGNVRGTLISVITIPVSLGMALLAMVPLGMTLNSSTLIGLLLSIGRLVDDSIIDLHSIERHLRMGKSPKEATVDGITEVRLAVLAITFMLCVALLPLAFSGGIVQFMFEGIVWAIILALLSSALVSFTLTALLAANLLRPHHEGAAKRRSLLERRVLDPSQRFLDRVEARYQGSLGWAIRNRFTVFAAAAAVVLVGVALYPRIGSEMMPLADVSQAFVQLEATPGTSFARTAEIAGQIEQLLLKQPEIVKVSAEIGFEPGGTYFTGYSMGSVNSAFMMLTLVDSSKRKRDIWQVMDGVRDAALRTIPGIRRLTIKEMGADVMASSAAPVQVILFGTDLERLSALGEQAGKLAEGIPGFHQVTTSWSQSLPQFHVVVDRARAQEIGLTVGEVADQTYYALKGGLTSEFYRLDNKRQFTVLVRYREDQRRDRADLEQVKVVGKKGEVVPLNSVARVEERLGPTLIEHDNFRRVVSVLGYYRKGGPPSMDLSMDLLMATHGKLELPPGYGVELRGDMTQMEESFQRLLRGLYLAVIFMFLLLVAQFRSLIEPFNMMFSLSLMLTGILGGLLLAHQTFSTVSILAVVILTGMMMTVAVLMIDLVLRLRAEGMPRDEAILTAAPIRLRPIVMTSLISIVVLTPVAFFPRTGIDAYAPLATVSIGGLAVGTVLALYVVPVLHTYTDDLANRARAAVRRWRRREREAP, encoded by the coding sequence ATGCCGTCGGAAGGGCACGAATCCGTTCACGGTCGGGGCAACATCAGTCGGTGGTCGATCGAGCACCCCTACACCGTCATCGCCTTCTACCTCGGCGTGGCAGTGCTCGCCGTGCTGGTGATCGGCTTTCAGATGCCACGCCGGATGATGCCGTATGTCGAGAGCCCCATCGTGGGCGTCGTGTCGATGATGCCGGGTCTCTCGGCCGAGGAGATGGAGATCTACTTCTCCAAGCCCATCGAGGAACGGATGGTGGACCTCAAGAATGTCCACTTCGTGCGCTCTACGTCTCAGGAAGCCTTCTCCATCGTGAGCGTCGAGTTCTGGTACGGGACGGACATGAAGAAGGCCCTCTTCGACGTCCAGTCGCTGATGAACGTAGTCCAGGCCGACCTGCCGATGACCGGCGCCAACCTCAAGCCTTCCTGGGTGCTGGCCATCGACCCGCTGAACATCCCCGTGTTGACGCTGGCCGTCAGGGGCGACGGGTATGACCCCGTCCAGCTCCGGACCCTTGTCGAGAACGAAATCGTGAATCGGCTGAAGGTCGTCAAGGACGTGTATTCGGTGGTGCCGTTCGGCGGGCAGAAGCTGCAGATGCAGGTGGTGGTCGATCGCGACCGGCTGGCCGCGTACAAGCTGACGCCGCTCGATGTTCGGAATGCCCTCGACACGCAGAACGTGTCGCGGCCGGCCGGCACGCTGACCCACGGGGATCGCGAGACCCTGGTGCGCAGCGACTTCCGCGCCCGCGGACCGGAGGAGATCGCCGCCTATCCGATCGCCAGCATGGACGGCCGCTCGGTGTACCTGCGCGACGTCGCGGAAGTCATGGAGACGCCGCGCGAGCAGCGAAGCTTGTACCGGCTCAACGGCAAGCCGGCGGTCGAGATCTCCATCGTCCAGCAGCCGGATGCGAGCTCCGTTCGCGTGATCGAGGGTGTCAAGGCGAAGCTCGAAGAGATCCAGGGGGACTTTCCGCGCCTGTCCTTCGAGGTGGCCTACGACAATTCCACCTTCGTGGGCTTTCTCATGGAGAACATGGTCGAGGAGCTGGCGCTGGCGGTCCTCCTCACCGGGCTCGTGGTGCTCTTCTTTCTCGGCAACGTGCGTGGCACGCTCATCTCCGTCATCACCATCCCAGTGTCTCTCGGCATGGCCCTTCTCGCCATGGTTCCGCTCGGGATGACGCTCAATAGCTCGACCCTGATCGGCCTCCTCCTGTCCATCGGCCGGCTCGTCGACGACTCGATCATCGACCTCCACTCGATCGAGCGGCATCTGCGGATGGGCAAGTCGCCGAAGGAGGCCACGGTCGACGGCATCACCGAGGTCCGCCTGGCGGTGCTCGCGATCACCTTCATGCTCTGCGTGGCACTCCTGCCCCTGGCCTTTTCCGGCGGCATCGTCCAGTTCATGTTCGAGGGCATCGTCTGGGCCATCATCCTGGCCCTCCTGTCCTCGGCCCTGGTGTCCTTCACCCTGACCGCGCTGCTGGCCGCCAACCTGTTGCGCCCCCATCACGAGGGGGCGGCCAAGCGGCGAAGCCTGCTCGAGCGGCGGGTGCTCGACCCCTCCCAGCGATTCCTCGATCGGGTTGAAGCTCGCTACCAGGGGAGCCTCGGCTGGGCCATCCGGAACCGGTTCACCGTGTTCGCCGCGGCCGCCGCCGTCGTCCTCGTCGGCGTGGCCCTCTACCCGCGCATCGGCAGCGAAATGATGCCGCTGGCGGACGTGTCCCAGGCCTTCGTCCAGCTCGAGGCGACCCCGGGCACGTCATTTGCGCGCACGGCAGAGATCGCCGGTCAGATCGAGCAGCTCCTGCTGAAGCAGCCGGAGATCGTCAAGGTGTCCGCCGAGATCGGCTTCGAGCCCGGCGGCACGTACTTCACCGGCTACAGCATGGGCTCGGTGAACTCCGCATTCATGATGCTCACGCTCGTCGACTCCTCGAAGCGCAAGCGGGACATCTGGCAGGTGATGGACGGGGTCCGGGACGCCGCGCTACGAACCATACCCGGCATCCGACGCCTCACCATCAAGGAGATGGGCGCCGACGTCATGGCTTCGAGCGCCGCGCCCGTCCAGGTGATCCTCTTCGGGACCGATCTCGAGAGGCTCTCGGCGCTCGGCGAGCAGGCGGGGAAGCTGGCCGAGGGCATCCCCGGCTTTCACCAGGTCACCACGTCCTGGTCGCAGAGCCTGCCCCAGTTCCACGTCGTCGTGGATCGCGCCCGCGCCCAGGAGATCGGACTCACCGTCGGCGAGGTGGCCGATCAGACCTACTACGCGCTCAAGGGCGGCCTCACCAGCGAGTTCTACCGCCTGGACAACAAGCGCCAGTTCACCGTCCTGGTTCGCTATCGGGAGGACCAGCGACGCGACCGGGCCGACCTGGAGCAGGTGAAGGTCGTGGGGAAGAAGGGCGAAGTCGTGCCTCTCAATTCGGTGGCGCGGGTGGAGGAGCGCTTGGGCCCCACCCTCATCGAGCACGATAACTTTCGCCGGGTGGTCTCCGTTCTCGGCTACTACCGCAAGGGCGGGCCGCCGAGCATGGACCTGTCCATGGACCTGTTGATGGCAACCCATGGAAAGCTCGAGCTCCCTCCCGGCTACGGCGTCGAGCTGCGCGGGGATATGACCCAGATGGAGGAATCCTTCCAGCGGCTGCTCCGCGGGCTCTACCTTGCCGTCATCTTCATGTTCCTGCTCCTGGTCGCGCAGTTCCGGAGCCTGATCGAGCCGTTCAACATGATGTTTTCGCTTTCCTTGATGCTCACCGGCATCCTGGGCGGACTCCTGCTGGCGCACCAGACCTTCTCCACCGTTTCCATCCTCGCGGTGGTGATCCTCACCGGGATGATGATGACCGTCGCGGTCCTCATGATCGACCTCGTCCTGCGGCTGCGCGCGGAGGGCATGCCGCGCGATGAAGCGATCCTGACGGCGGCGCCCATCCGGCTGCGGCCCATCGTGATGACCTCGCTCATCAGCATCGTGGTACTGACGCCCGTGGCCTTCTTCCCGAGGACGGGGATCGACGCCTACGCGCCCCTGGCCACCGTTTCCATCGGCGGGCTGGCCGTCGGCACGGTGCTCGCCCTCTACGTGGTGCCGGTGCTCCACACCTATACCGACGATCTGGCCAACCGTGCTCGCGCCGCCGTGCGCCGGTGGCGCCGTAGAGAGAGGGAGGCGCCATGA